In Micromonospora purpureochromogenes, a single window of DNA contains:
- a CDS encoding TolB family protein has protein sequence MTNATEDNLRAAVHQLADEARSVPGLAERALRGGRRVRRRRRATASAGAILAAVALATPFLLARPQPTTQVAEPAPPGTATRSAPVSVEPKSGGNWTSTPLVLPGEWVVTGAIGITDPTSWAWVLDRETGRYRTVSGYAQVWTAPRGHVAAVLSFERPSETGLLDLRTGAVRWIRTGRQIMQPQWSPDGSRLVLTIDDKDAGSTAIGVLTATGRFRAFPVDTEKFFCTDYCFFTWGPDGREVAFQQTDSALPRSESARHPRRGVQFFSAEDGRPTRFLAVRGDPAGPWSWSPDGQRVVLTGPDGPQLVEVATGGVLRPMPDADAVWVDDGRLLYRSHDESAPMVLIDDEGRELERQALPPGLIDQHVSMAPK, from the coding sequence ATGACCAACGCCACCGAGGACAACCTGCGGGCGGCCGTCCATCAACTGGCGGACGAGGCCCGGAGCGTGCCGGGCCTTGCCGAGCGGGCGTTGCGAGGTGGCCGGCGGGTCCGCAGGCGGCGGCGGGCGACCGCCTCGGCGGGCGCGATCCTCGCGGCCGTCGCCCTGGCGACGCCGTTTCTGCTGGCACGACCACAGCCCACCACGCAGGTCGCGGAGCCCGCGCCACCGGGGACCGCCACGCGCTCGGCGCCGGTGTCGGTGGAACCGAAGTCGGGGGGGAACTGGACGTCCACCCCGCTCGTGCTGCCCGGGGAATGGGTGGTCACCGGCGCCATCGGCATCACCGATCCCACCTCCTGGGCCTGGGTCCTGGACCGGGAGACTGGCCGCTACCGCACGGTCAGCGGGTACGCGCAGGTCTGGACAGCGCCCCGCGGGCACGTCGCGGCGGTGCTCAGTTTCGAACGACCGAGCGAGACCGGCCTGCTCGACCTGCGAACCGGCGCGGTCAGGTGGATCCGCACCGGACGGCAGATCATGCAGCCGCAGTGGTCACCCGACGGCTCCCGGCTGGTGCTCACCATCGACGACAAGGACGCCGGTTCGACCGCCATCGGGGTGCTGACCGCCACCGGCAGGTTCCGGGCCTTCCCGGTCGACACGGAGAAGTTCTTCTGCACCGACTACTGCTTCTTCACCTGGGGTCCGGACGGGCGGGAGGTCGCCTTCCAGCAGACCGACTCCGCCCTGCCCCGCTCGGAGTCGGCCCGGCACCCCCGCCGTGGCGTGCAGTTCTTCTCCGCCGAGGACGGACGACCGACCCGGTTCCTGGCGGTACGCGGCGACCCGGCCGGTCCCTGGTCGTGGTCCCCGGACGGCCAACGGGTCGTGCTCACCGGACCGGACGGCCCGCAACTGGTCGAGGTCGCCACCGGTGGAGTGCTCCGGCCGATGCCGGACGCCGACGCGGTCTGGGTGGACGACGGCCGTCTGCTCTACCGCTCCCACGACGAGTCCGCCCCGATGGTGCTGATCGACGACGAGGGCCGGGAGCTCGAGCGGCAGGCACTGCCCCCGGGATTGATCGACCAGCACGTCAGCATGGCCCCGAAATAA
- a CDS encoding SigE family RNA polymerase sigma factor, with the protein MTEGTDGEFTGFVNERGDALLRVAYALAGSQHAAEDLLQNALAKAYARWPRIRGDAEPYVRRILYHDQVSGWRRLSRRREVPVAELPERAGGRDSGQDSDLRLLLRDALRELPPRQRAVLTLRYLEDLSVEQTAAVLGCRSGTVASQASRALARLRELVPAFDDSPIAAEVKR; encoded by the coding sequence GTGACCGAGGGAACCGACGGAGAGTTCACCGGGTTCGTGAACGAGCGCGGTGACGCGTTGCTGCGCGTCGCGTACGCGCTCGCCGGCAGCCAGCACGCCGCCGAGGACCTGCTGCAGAACGCGCTGGCCAAGGCGTACGCCCGCTGGCCCCGGATCCGGGGCGACGCCGAGCCGTACGTGCGGCGGATCCTGTACCACGACCAGGTCTCCGGCTGGCGGCGGTTGTCCCGCCGCCGGGAGGTGCCGGTGGCCGAGCTGCCGGAGCGGGCCGGCGGCCGGGACAGCGGCCAGGACAGCGACCTGCGGCTGCTGCTGCGCGACGCGCTGCGGGAGCTGCCACCTCGGCAGCGGGCGGTGCTGACGCTGCGGTACCTGGAGGACCTGAGCGTCGAGCAGACCGCCGCGGTGCTGGGCTGCCGCTCCGGCACGGTCGCCAGTCAGGCGTCCCGCGCGTTGGCCCGGCTCCGGGAGCTGGTGCCGGCCTTCGACGACTCACCCATCGCCGCGGAGGTGAAGCGATGA